The Pantoea sp. Aalb DNA window TATATTAGCGGAATCTATACATGCACATCTAGCATTTCAAGGCTTTGAAAGCCATATTAATAGCAAAGACGGTTGGAATAGTGTAGTAATAGGCCCCTTTAAAGATCGCAATAGTGCTTATAGTATAGTTAACCGTTTACATATTTTTGGCTATAAAAACTGTATTCCCTCCATATCAGGGGGTTGAAACCCCTTAATAGTGCCCCATATCAAGTTGCATGATACTCCTTGCTAAGCGCATGAGTTTTCTTTTTTTACACATAACAGCAACAAGGGATTTGCTTGTGACAACAATAGTAAGCGTACGATTGAAGGGCCAAGTAGTGATCGGCGGAGATGGTCAAGCTACTTTTGGCACTACTGTAATGAAAAGTAATGTTAAAAAAGTACGACGCCTTTACAATGATAAAGTAATCGTAGGCTTTGCCGGTGGTACTGCAGATGCTTTTACATTATTTGAATTATTTGAAAGTAAATTAAAAATGCATCAAGGTCACTTAGTTAAGGCTGCAGTTGAATTGGCAAGAGAATGGCGTACAGATCGAATACTACGTCGTCTCGAAGCATTGTTAGCAGTTGCAGATGAAAATACTTCATTAATAATTAGCGGTAACGGTGATGTAGTTCAACCGGAAAATGATCTAATCGCGATTGGTTCTGGAGGGCCTTACGCCCAAGCAGCAGCACTTGCGCTGTTAGAAAATACAGATATTAGTGCGCGCGATATTGTTGAAAAATCACTGAATATTGCTGGCAAAATATGTATTTATACCAATCATAATATTAACATAGAAGAATTATCCTCTAAGGCGTAAGGATCACAAAATTATGTCTGAGATGACTCCACGCGAAATTGTCAGCGAACTTAACCGCTTTATTATTGGTCAAAATAGTGCCAAACGTGCGGTAGCAATTGCGCTGCGTAATCGCTGGCGCCGTATGCAGCTCGATGAAGAACTTCGTCACGAAGTGACACCGAAAAATATACTAATGATTGGCCCAACTGGAGTGGGCAAAACTGAAATTGCACGTCGTCTAGCTAAATTAGCTAATGCACCATTTATAAAAGTAGAAGCAACAAAATTTACTGAAGTAGGATATGTTGGAAAAGAAGTGGATTCCATTATTCGTGATTTAACTGATTCAGCTATTAAAATGGTCCGCAATAAAGAAATAGATAAAAATAAATATCATGCTGAAGAAATGGCTGAAGAACGCATTCTAGATGTTTTAATACCACCGACAAAAAATAATTGGGGTCAATCAGAGGAAAGTAATGAAGTACCTGCTACACGCCAATCTTTTCGTAAAAAATTACGTGAAGGTCAATTAGATGAAAAAGAAATTGAAATCAATCTTGCCGCAATACCTATGGGAGTTGAGATTATGGCTCCTCCTGGTATGGAAGAAATGACTAGTCAACTACAATCTATATTCCAAAATTTAGGTGGACAAAAACAAAAAACACGTAAATTAAAAATAAAAGAGGCAATGAAATTACTAATAGAAGAGGAAGCAGCTAAATTAGTTAACCCAGAAGAATTGAAGCAATATGCTATTGATGCAGTAGAACAACATGGTATCGTATTTATAGATGAAATAGATAAGATTTGTAAGCGTGCAGGTCAATCTTCTGGAGCTGATATATCTCGAGAAGGAGTACAGCGAGATCTTCTTCCATTAGTAGAGGGATGTACTGTCTCAACTAAACATGGTATGGTAAAAACTGATCATATTTTATTTATCGCTTCTGGTGCTTTTCAAGTAGCTAGTCCATCAGACCTTATTCCAGAGCTACAAGGTCGTTTACCAATCCGTGTTGAACTACAAGCATTAACAGTAAACGATTTTGAGCGTATTCTCACAGAACCAAGAACCTCTGTAACAGTCCAGTATAAAGCATTAATGGGAACTGAAGGAATGCACGTGGAATTTACTGAAGATGGTATACGACGTATTGCTGAAGCCGCATGGCAAGTAAATGAGACTACTGAAAATATTGGTGCACGTCGTCTTCATACTGTATTAGAACGTCTAATGGAAGATATCTCTTATGATGCTAGTGATCGTAATGGAGAATCTATTATCATTGATTCTATATATGTTGGTAAGCATCTTGACGAATTAATTTCAAATGAAGATCTTAGTCGTTTTATATTATAGATAATAGACTAGTAAAATTTTAACTTATTATGCCCTATTATATCATTAATACGGGCATAGTTTGTATTATTTAATATTTTTATTTTAATAATATTAATATATTAATAATATATATATAAGTCTGATATATATAATAAAATTATTAGGAATCTTTTTATTTTATTATTTTAAAAGTTAATTTATAAATAAATAAATAAATAAATAAATAAATAAATAAATAAATAAATAAATAAATAAATAAAGTATATGACATAGTCAAATATATATATTTAGATATATATAATTTTTAGTAAATTAATAAATTTAAAAATTTAAAATATTTAAAATATTTAAAAATAAACTAAACTTTATGTTTAAATATTTTTTATTTAAATATACAACGTTATTTTTTTTAAAAAAATTGATTCTCTTAAATCAAGATAATATTAAATATATTAAGTATAAAATATACTATTATATTGAAATTAAACCTTAAAATATGTATAGTTATTTTCTAATAACTTATAATTTTAAAAATTGAATATATATTCAAGAATATTTTTATATGTTCATATAAATAATATAACGTAAAGGAGTAAGTATGGTAAACTGGGTTAATGCTAAAGTAAAAGAGATTAAAAATTGGACCAATACACTTTTTAGTCTACGTTTAGAAGCAGAAATTAATGATTTCAATGCTGGACAGTTTGCTAAAATAGCACAAGAAATAAATGGTAAAAGAATACAACGTGCTTATTCTTATGTTAATGCTCCAAAAGATTCATTGTTAGAGTTTTATATTGCAAAAATACCTGAAGGTAAAATGAGTCCATACTTACACAGTTTACATGCTGGTGATGTAGTCCAGATAAGTAAAAATGGATTTGGTTTTTTTGTTCTTAGCAAAATTCCTGATTGTAATACTTTATGGATGTTAGCAACTGGAACTGCAATCGGTCCTTATTTATCTATTCTACAACAAGGAGATGACCTAAACCGGTTTAATAATATTGTATTAGTACACGCTGTACGTTATAATACTGAACTCAGCTTTTTATTATTAATGAAAAATTTACAGCAGAATTACTTAGGTAAATTACATATTCAAACTATAGTAAGCAGAGAATATAGTGATTATTCATTGCATGGACGTATACCACAATTAATTAGAAATGGAAAATTAGAACGTAATATTGGCTTATCTATAGATCCAGAAAATAGTCATGTAATGCTTTGTGGTAATCCACAAATGGTATACGATACTCATTTATTGTTAAAAGAAACACGTTATATGAATCAACATTTAGAACATAAACCAGGCCACATAAGTAGTGAGCGTTACTGGTAATAAAATAACTATTTTCATCAAAATAACAAACTTATTTATAGATTATTAATTAGAATATTCTAATTATAATTAATAAAGAATAAAATAATTAGATAATCATATTGATATACTATTTTATATTATTTTATTACATAAGAGTAAAAATAAGTAGGAAGTAAAATGCGACATCGACTAATAATAGGTAACTGGAAACTGAACGGTAATAAAAACATAACAAAAAATTTTATTAAATCTTTGTGTACAGAATTGTCTAACATTTCTTTTTGTGATATTGCAATAGCACCTCCAGCTGTTTACTTATACTTGGCAAAACAAGAAATTTCTAATATAAATATTTCTTTAAGTGCACAAAACGTAGATATTAATTTGTGTGGTGCTTTTACTGGTGAAACTTCAGCAGATATGCTAAAAGATATTGGTGTAAAATATGTTATTATAGGTCATTCTGAGCGACGTACTTATCACAAAGAAACAAATGATTTTGTAGCTAAAAAATTTCAAGTATTAAAACAATCTGGTTTAATACCAGTTCTATGTATTGGTGAAACTCAGGAGGAAAATGAAGCAGGAAAAACAGAAGAAGTATGTAGTAATCAAATCGATGCAATTTTAAAAACACAAGGCATTTTAGCATTTCAAAAATCTGTAATTGCTTATGAACCAATTTGGTCTATTGGTACTGGAAAATCAGCCAATCCAATACAAGTACAAAAAGTACATAATTTTATTCGAAATTATCTTAAAAAACAAGATACTACTATTGCTGAACAAATAATTATTCAATATGGTGGTTCTGTTAATGATGAAAAAAAAGCTACTGAGTTTTTTATGCAGCCTGATATTGATGGGATATTAGTAGGCGGTGCTTCGCTAAAACTTAATGTTTTTATATCTATAATAAGAGCTATTGCTACTACAAATAAAAATTTAAAATCAGAACTTAATATAATTAAATAATTATGGTGTAATATAGTTTTTTAAAAAAACAAAAAAATAAATATTTTTATAATATGAAATTTTTATTTACATAAATTGATAAATAAAATTCTTTGATTAATTAATTTTTTATAAAAAATTAGTATAGTTTTTTTATAGTATCTAACCAATCTAGTCTAAAAGGACGCTTCATATTATCAATAGCATCTATAATATCATGATGGACCATTTTTTCA harbors:
- the tpiA gene encoding triose-phosphate isomerase codes for the protein MRHRLIIGNWKLNGNKNITKNFIKSLCTELSNISFCDIAIAPPAVYLYLAKQEISNINISLSAQNVDINLCGAFTGETSADMLKDIGVKYVIIGHSERRTYHKETNDFVAKKFQVLKQSGLIPVLCIGETQEENEAGKTEEVCSNQIDAILKTQGILAFQKSVIAYEPIWSIGTGKSANPIQVQKVHNFIRNYLKKQDTTIAEQIIIQYGGSVNDEKKATEFFMQPDIDGILVGGASLKLNVFISIIRAIATTNKNLKSELNIIK
- the fpr gene encoding ferredoxin--NADP(+) reductase; translation: MVNWVNAKVKEIKNWTNTLFSLRLEAEINDFNAGQFAKIAQEINGKRIQRAYSYVNAPKDSLLEFYIAKIPEGKMSPYLHSLHAGDVVQISKNGFGFFVLSKIPDCNTLWMLATGTAIGPYLSILQQGDDLNRFNNIVLVHAVRYNTELSFLLLMKNLQQNYLGKLHIQTIVSREYSDYSLHGRIPQLIRNGKLERNIGLSIDPENSHVMLCGNPQMVYDTHLLLKETRYMNQHLEHKPGHISSERYW
- the hslV gene encoding ATP-dependent protease subunit HslV — protein: MTTIVSVRLKGQVVIGGDGQATFGTTVMKSNVKKVRRLYNDKVIVGFAGGTADAFTLFELFESKLKMHQGHLVKAAVELAREWRTDRILRRLEALLAVADENTSLIISGNGDVVQPENDLIAIGSGGPYAQAAALALLENTDISARDIVEKSLNIAGKICIYTNHNINIEELSSKA
- the hslU gene encoding HslU--HslV peptidase ATPase subunit, with translation MSEMTPREIVSELNRFIIGQNSAKRAVAIALRNRWRRMQLDEELRHEVTPKNILMIGPTGVGKTEIARRLAKLANAPFIKVEATKFTEVGYVGKEVDSIIRDLTDSAIKMVRNKEIDKNKYHAEEMAEERILDVLIPPTKNNWGQSEESNEVPATRQSFRKKLREGQLDEKEIEINLAAIPMGVEIMAPPGMEEMTSQLQSIFQNLGGQKQKTRKLKIKEAMKLLIEEEAAKLVNPEELKQYAIDAVEQHGIVFIDEIDKICKRAGQSSGADISREGVQRDLLPLVEGCTVSTKHGMVKTDHILFIASGAFQVASPSDLIPELQGRLPIRVELQALTVNDFERILTEPRTSVTVQYKALMGTEGMHVEFTEDGIRRIAEAAWQVNETTENIGARRLHTVLERLMEDISYDASDRNGESIIIDSIYVGKHLDELISNEDLSRFIL